From Desulfurobacteriaceae bacterium, one genomic window encodes:
- a CDS encoding DUF2062 domain-containing protein, with amino-acid sequence MKWLRKAFSLNFYIKKLQELKGSPEETAKGLALGVFIGFLPINGFQVLIAVILATLTRVNKLAAAIGTHVTNPWTTIPVLIIDYYLGCYILGKKPCFPDIDLTSFHSIVSCGKEIIAPMFIGGVVLGLIFSILSYFGIKKFLEKEVSAIKSYAKKLTE; translated from the coding sequence ATGAAATGGTTAAGAAAAGCCTTTTCTTTAAATTTTTACATAAAAAAACTTCAGGAACTGAAAGGTTCGCCAGAAGAAACAGCAAAAGGTTTGGCACTTGGAGTTTTTATTGGCTTTCTCCCTATAAACGGATTTCAAGTCCTTATTGCAGTAATACTTGCAACTTTAACAAGAGTAAACAAACTTGCAGCAGCTATTGGAACTCACGTAACAAACCCATGGACTACAATTCCTGTTTTGATAATAGACTACTACCTCGGTTGCTACATTTTAGGAAAGAAACCCTGCTTTCCAGATATTGATCTAACCTCCTTTCATAGTATTGTTTCCTGTGGAAAGGAAATCATTGCCCCAATGTTTATCGGTGGAGTAGTTCTAGGACTTATTTTTTCAATTCTCTCCTACTTCGGCATAAAGAAATTCTTAGAAAAAGAAGTCTCTGCAATCAAAAGTTATGCAAAAAAATTGACTGAATAG